A genomic segment from Sorangium aterium encodes:
- a CDS encoding cytochrome P450 — protein sequence MSRLNLFAPEVRENPYPFYAALRRESPVCQVDPNGMWVVTRYDDIVAAFKNTQVFSSAGLRMATEPPFLGRYNPLSDSMIVADPPRHTQLRNLINRGFTANTVGSMVPRMRSAAAQIADDLMRRRVVDFLPEVACRAQIRLLAQLIGLDPSLEKHFNRWTADLVSVGSLSPEDHTRLDEVRQTIDQMERYMQDLLAGRRHQMENDLVSDLLRSQVNDNSLTDRDLVALLFLLVVAGMETTVSLMTNMALILSQRAAWMDRLRAEPALIPRFIEEVLRFEPPVHATMRLTLAETEIGGVRVPAHSVVALLLGSGLRDETRFQDPDRFEPERREPTSLAFGHGAHFCLGASLARTQARVVLEELLTRYHRFELRAERVEWNSVLNTRCPVTLPIELIPF from the coding sequence ATGAGTCGACTGAATCTGTTTGCCCCCGAGGTCCGAGAGAACCCGTACCCCTTCTACGCGGCGCTGCGCCGCGAGTCGCCCGTGTGCCAGGTGGACCCCAACGGGATGTGGGTGGTCACCCGGTATGATGACATCGTGGCGGCGTTCAAGAACACGCAGGTGTTCTCGTCCGCGGGGCTGCGCATGGCCACCGAGCCCCCGTTCCTCGGGCGATACAACCCCTTGTCCGACTCGATGATCGTCGCGGATCCGCCGCGACATACTCAACTGCGGAACCTGATCAACCGCGGCTTCACTGCGAACACCGTGGGCTCGATGGTGCCGCGGATGCGCTCTGCGGCCGCGCAGATCGCCGACGATCTGATGCGGCGGCGCGTGGTTGATTTCCTCCCTGAAGTTGCGTGTCGTGCGCAGATCCGATTGCTTGCCCAATTGATCGGCCTCGACCCTTCACTGGAGAAGCATTTTAATCGATGGACGGCGGATCTGGTCAGCGTCGGCAGCCTATCCCCGGAGGATCACACGCGTCTCGATGAGGTGCGCCAGACCATCGACCAGATGGAGCGTTACATGCAGGATTTGCTGGCAGGCCGCCGTCACCAGATGGAGAACGATCTGGTCAGCGATCTGCTCCGGTCCCAGGTAAACGACAATTCGCTCACAGATAGAGATCTTGTCGCCCTCCTTTTCCTGCTCGTCGTCGCGGGGATGGAAACGACGGTTTCGCTGATGACCAACATGGCGTTGATCCTGTCCCAGCGGGCCGCGTGGATGGATCGTCTGCGGGCCGAGCCAGCGCTCATTCCGCGCTTCATCGAGGAAGTGCTCCGCTTCGAGCCGCCCGTGCATGCCACGATGCGGCTGACTCTAGCAGAGACAGAGATAGGCGGCGTGCGCGTCCCCGCGCATTCGGTCGTGGCGCTGCTTCTGGGTTCGGGCCTGCGCGACGAGACGAGATTCCAGGATCCGGACCGCTTCGAGCCCGAGCGTCGCGAGCCGACAAGCCTGGCATTCGGTCACGGTGCTCACTTTTGCCTTGGGGCTTCGCTGGCGCGCACGCAAGCCCGCGTGGTGCTGGAAGAGCTTCTGACCCGATATCATCGTTTTGAGCTCCGAGCTGAGCGTGTCGAGTGGAACTCGGTCCTCAACACCCGCTGCCCGGTCACGCTACCCATCGAATTGATCCCCTTCTAG
- a CDS encoding SDR family NAD(P)-dependent oxidoreductase, giving the protein MISYDFAGRVALITGGTSGIGLATARAFARGGARVAIAARDGDAGQRACAALEREGAPALFVQTDVRDDASMKRAVEETMGRFERLDFAANCAGIGGDMARLEHADQAVWDDVMATNARGIWLAMRHEIPAMLASGGGAIVNMSSIYGVAGKAAHHAYVASKHAVLGMTRSVALEVAPLGIRVNALCAGVTRTPAMQQAEALAPELVQALVAQHPMARMATEDEIAGAALWLCSEGAGYVTGAAVPVDGGFLAA; this is encoded by the coding sequence ATGATCAGCTACGACTTCGCCGGACGGGTCGCCCTCATCACCGGGGGCACCTCGGGCATCGGCCTCGCGACCGCGCGCGCGTTCGCGCGAGGAGGTGCGCGCGTCGCCATCGCCGCGCGCGACGGCGACGCCGGGCAGCGGGCCTGCGCCGCGCTCGAGCGAGAGGGCGCGCCGGCGCTGTTCGTCCAGACCGACGTGCGGGACGACGCCTCGATGAAGCGCGCCGTGGAAGAGACGATGGGGCGCTTCGAGCGGCTCGATTTCGCGGCGAACTGCGCGGGCATCGGCGGCGACATGGCCCGCCTCGAGCACGCCGATCAGGCGGTGTGGGACGACGTCATGGCGACCAACGCCCGCGGGATCTGGCTGGCCATGCGGCACGAGATCCCGGCCATGCTGGCGTCGGGCGGGGGCGCCATCGTCAACATGAGCTCCATCTACGGCGTCGCCGGGAAGGCGGCGCACCACGCCTACGTCGCGTCCAAGCACGCGGTCCTCGGGATGACGCGCTCGGTGGCGCTCGAGGTGGCACCGCTCGGGATCCGCGTGAACGCCCTCTGCGCCGGCGTCACCCGCACGCCCGCCATGCAGCAGGCAGAGGCGCTCGCGCCCGAGCTGGTGCAGGCGCTGGTGGCGCAGCACCCGATGGCGCGGATGGCCACCGAGGACGAGATCGCCGGCGCCGCGCTGTGGCTGTGCTCGGAGGGCGCGGGCTACGTGACCGGCGCGGCGGTCCCAGTCGACGGCGGCTTCCTGGCCGCGTGA
- a CDS encoding TetR/AcrR family transcriptional regulator, translating to MPKSTFFGLPEERRDRLVREAIAEFADRPYAEASLSQIARRARIPKGSFYQYFEDKLDLYRWLLTEEVPRQKRAFLGAACLEGDFWARLEVHIERGMAFLVEHPRLARLSAAAADPTATVEVRGLHKAICEAGAAELRALLEEGIASGAVRSNDTSLEVATRLVAAVIGPGLTEAVLQELGAELHDVLASDALRKQLGPKRRRRLAQQAVQFIQRGLGANTA from the coding sequence ATGCCGAAGAGCACGTTCTTTGGGTTGCCCGAGGAGCGGCGGGACCGCCTCGTGCGCGAGGCGATCGCCGAGTTCGCGGATCGCCCCTACGCCGAGGCCTCGCTCTCGCAGATCGCGCGCCGCGCCCGCATCCCCAAGGGGAGCTTCTATCAGTACTTCGAGGACAAGCTCGATCTCTACCGGTGGCTCCTCACGGAGGAGGTGCCGCGGCAGAAGCGCGCGTTCCTCGGCGCCGCGTGCCTGGAGGGGGACTTCTGGGCTCGCCTGGAGGTCCACATCGAGCGCGGCATGGCGTTCCTCGTGGAGCACCCGCGCCTCGCCCGCCTGTCCGCCGCGGCGGCCGACCCGACAGCGACGGTCGAGGTCCGCGGCCTCCACAAGGCCATCTGCGAGGCCGGCGCCGCGGAGCTCCGGGCCCTCCTCGAGGAGGGGATCGCGAGCGGCGCCGTCCGGTCCAACGACACGAGCCTCGAGGTGGCGACCCGGCTGGTCGCCGCCGTCATCGGCCCCGGGCTGACCGAGGCGGTGCTCCAGGAGCTCGGGGCCGAGCTCCACGACGTGCTGGCCTCCGACGCGCTGCGAAAGCAGCTCGGCCCGAAGCGCCGCCGTCGCCTCGCCCAGCAGGCGGTCCAGTTCATCCAGCGCGGCCTAGGCGCGAACACTGCGTGA
- a CDS encoding terpene synthase family protein, whose protein sequence is MDVIELRTLQWARRLRVATDDRALSRIEAAHVAYLAAWVFPSANVQTLQLASDFTAVLFLLDDAYDEGKLSADPQSVAKLNEKYLGELFGYIEPDLDDPLTRGLLDVRDRIKECHPHFFLNRWLSHFQYYYEANLWEAKNRKQRRVPGIDEYIMMRRYSGAVYPYCDLMELLLDQPLPLEIVQHPLLQSVREICNDILCWTNDYFSLEKELRSGEVHNLIVVLRDNAGLTLAQAVEQLRRMHDARVAEYQDVKEKVLSSWSASGIRQYLAATDAMIAGHQRWALAALRYAELGGIVANAG, encoded by the coding sequence GTGGATGTCATCGAGCTCCGCACGTTGCAATGGGCTCGTCGACTACGGGTGGCGACCGACGACCGTGCGTTATCGCGCATCGAGGCGGCGCACGTCGCATATCTGGCCGCCTGGGTGTTCCCTTCAGCAAACGTGCAGACATTGCAGTTGGCGTCTGACTTCACCGCCGTACTGTTCCTCCTGGACGATGCGTATGACGAGGGCAAGCTCAGCGCGGACCCTCAATCCGTCGCTAAGCTGAACGAGAAATACCTCGGCGAGCTCTTCGGTTATATCGAACCGGACCTCGATGATCCCCTGACGCGTGGGCTACTCGACGTCCGCGATCGTATAAAGGAATGTCATCCACATTTCTTCCTGAACCGCTGGCTCTCGCATTTTCAGTACTACTACGAGGCCAACCTCTGGGAAGCGAAAAATCGCAAGCAACGGAGGGTTCCCGGGATCGACGAATACATCATGATGCGGCGCTACAGTGGAGCCGTATATCCTTATTGCGATTTGATGGAACTGCTGCTCGATCAGCCGCTGCCTCTCGAGATAGTACAACACCCGCTGCTGCAGAGCGTCCGCGAGATATGTAACGATATTCTCTGCTGGACCAATGATTACTTCTCGCTCGAAAAGGAGCTGAGGTCGGGCGAGGTGCACAACCTGATCGTCGTCCTTCGGGACAACGCGGGGCTGACGCTGGCGCAAGCTGTCGAACAGCTCAGGCGCATGCACGACGCCCGGGTCGCAGAGTACCAGGACGTCAAAGAGAAGGTGCTCTCGTCATGGTCGGCCAGCGGGATCCGCCAGTACCTGGCCGCGACAGACGCCATGATCGCAGGCCATCAGCGCTGGGCGCTGGCAGCGCTCCGCTACGCCGAGCTTGGGGGCATCGTCGCGAACGCCGGGTGA